One Triticum dicoccoides isolate Atlit2015 ecotype Zavitan chromosome 4B, WEW_v2.0, whole genome shotgun sequence genomic window carries:
- the LOC119295244 gene encoding putative B3 domain-containing protein Os04g0346900 isoform X2, whose product MFNAKHIGPKSTVTPIITVPLLFFLFILWCVLWKNLLRGPHDRKMAADSNRKAPCGKPQFLKVLFTDFMEKMPIPAKFMRRHLAAEPGLRRATLMSPLGKFWHVDVVRDGHGGDSDVYFAGGWAEFVRANRLEEENFLVFKYEGNMVFTVKVFETSGCIKNYDDLVVSGALLEQAAPRKRSSTGCGSQPTSKGHGGTHAQKTRKVSDRSLTGDGAIQAKKQYKPRRILMEDNDGEQDATTEKYAQADTHSGIATEAKESEYTGTLPFYAKTATPCNIRYSYMASSLAGSKSNLYSLVQIDMHCELIKFCVMNGIATNRLMILKDSGGRSWPVKLTLTSDQARMKAGWGHFSGHHGIKVGDLCVFHLVDEHTFNVSIRRAE is encoded by the exons ATGTTCAATGCTAAACATATTGGCCCCAAATCTACAGTAACGCCTATAATAACTGTTCCCTTGCtattcttcctcttcatcctctggtGTGTGCTCTGGAAAAACTTGCTGCGCGGTCCACACGATAGAAAAATGGCCGCCGACAGCAACCGGAAGGCTCCCTGCGGCAAGCCTCAGTTCCTCAAGGTGCTCTTCACGGACTTCATGGAGAAGATGCCGATCCCGGCCAAGTTCATGCGGCGGCACCTGGCAGCGGAGCCCGGGCTCCGGCGGGCCACCCTGATGAGCCCATTGGGCAAATTCTGGCACGTCGACGTGGTCCGAGACGGCCACGGCGGCGACAGCGACGTTTACTTCGCCGGCGGCTGGGCCGAGTTCGTGAGGGCCAACAGGCTGGAGGAGGAGAACTTCCTGGTGTTCAAGTACGAAGGGAACATGGTGTTCACTGTGAAGGTGTTCGAGACGTCCGGGTGCATCAAGAACTACGACGACCTCGTCGTCTCCGGCGCATTGTTAGAGCAGGCAGCACCGAGGAAGCGGTCCAGCACTGGCTGTGGATCGCAGCCTACGTCCAAGGGCCATG GTGGTACACATGCTCAGAAAACCAGGAAGGTCAGTGACAGGAGCCTTACCGGTGATGGTGCCATACAGGCAAAGAAGCAGTACAAACCTCGCAGGATTCTGATGGAAGACAATGATGGCGAGCAAGATGCCACCACAGAGAAGTACGCCCAagcggacacccactccggcatcGCAACGGAGGCCAAGGAGTCCGAGTACACCGGCACCCTCCCTTTCTACGCCAAGACGGCGACTCCTTGCAACATTCGCTACAGCTACATGGCAAGTTCTTTAGCTGGTTCAAAATCAAATCTATACTCTCTAGTTCAGATAGATATGCACTGTGAACTTATA AAGTTCTGCGTCATGAACGGCATCGCGACGAACCGGCTGATGATACTCAAGGACTCGGGCGGGAGGTCGTGGCCCGTGAAGCTGACGCTGACGAGCGACCAGGCGCGCATGAAGGCTGGGTGGGGCCACTTCTCCGGCCACCATGGGATCAAGGTCGGGGACCTCTGTGTCTTCCACCTCGTCGACGAGCACACCTTCAACGTCAGCATAAGGCGGGCCGAGTAA
- the LOC119295243 gene encoding putative pentatricopeptide repeat-containing protein At4g17915: MTWARTRLSTRLMNVCLAALCRGGGLARAESVLVDAIRLGMPPDVVTYNTLLAAHCRASGLDAGFAVLRRMREAGVSPDAVTYNSLIAGAARGGLTMRALDLFDEMLQAGVAPDAWSYNALMHCLFRSGHPEDAYRVFADMAEKGVAPCATTYNTLLDGLFRFGHATNAYRMFRYLQRTGLPVGIVTYNTMINGLCKSGKVGYARMVLRELGRTEHAPNIVTYTTVMKCCFKYGRFDQGLETFLSLLDGGYIPDLFPYCTVISALVKKGRMEEANTYSELMIRSGFSLDSACYNTLIYLRFQEGKLDDAFELLSMMEEGGLESDEYTFSILVNGLSKMGHFEAAHKQLCYMEIRDMESNIVAYNCLVDALCKSDEVDAAIKLLHNMKLKDDFTYTSLVHGLCKVGRYHMASKFLRICLREGNSVLASAKRAVIAGLRSAGFQNDVRKVRAALRMARLLKP, encoded by the coding sequence ATGACCTGGGCGCGGACGCGGCTGTCCACGCGGCTCATGAACGTCTGCCTCGCGGCGCTCTGCCGCGGCGGCGGCCTCGCCCGGGCGGAGTCCGTCCTCGTCGACGCCATCCGCCTCGGCATGCCCCCCGACGTCGTCACCTACAACACCCTCCTCGCCGCGCACTGCCGCGCCTCGGGCCTCGACGCGGGGTTCGCCGTCCTGCGCCGGATGCGGGAGGCCGGGGTGAGCCCCGACGCCGTCACCTACAACTCCCTCATCGCCGGCGCCGCGCGGGGTGGGCTCACGATGCGCGCCCTCGACCTGTTCGACGAAATGCTCCAGGCGGGGGTCGCCCCCGACGCCTGGAGCTACAACGCGCTCATGCACTGCTTGTTCCGGTCTGGCCACCCAGAGGATGCCTACCGGGTGTTCGCCGATATGGCCGAGAAAGGCGTCGCGCCGTGCGCCACCACCTACAACACACTCCTGGATGGGCTCTTCAGGTTCGGCCACGCGACGAACGCCTACAGGATGTTCAGGTACCTGCAGAGGACGGGGCTCCCGGTGGGCATTGTGACTTACAACACAATGATCAATGGGCTGTGCAAGTCAGGCAAGGTGGGCTATGCCCGCATGGTCCTCAGGGAGCTTGGGAGGACCGAGCATGCCCCGAACATCGTCACTTACACGACGGTCATGAAGTGCTGCTTTAAGTATGGCAGGTTTGATCAGGGGCTGGAGACCTTCTTGTCATTGCTTGACGGAGGGTACATTCCAGATCTCTTCCCATACTGCACGGTGATTAGTGCGTTAGTCAAGAAGGGACGGATGGAAGAAGCCAATACCTACAGTGAGCTAATGATACGGAGTGGGTTCAGTCTTGACAGTGCATGCTATAATACGCTGATTTACCTGCGATTCCAGGAAGGGAAGCTGGATGACGCGTTTGAGCTGCTGAGTATGATGGAAGAGGGTGGTCTGGAGAGTGATGAGTACACATTCTCAATTTTGGTTAATGGTTTGTCCAAGATGGGGCATTTCGAGGCTGCACATAAGCAGTTATGTTACATGGAGATAAGGGACATggaatcaaatattgttgcttacAATTGCTTGGTGGACGCACTCTGCAAATCTGATGAGGTGGATGCAGCCATCAAATTACTTCACAACATGAAACTGAAGGATGATTTTACTTACACATCACTAGTCCATGGTCTATGTAAGGTGGGTAGGTATCATATGGCATCCAAATTCTTGCGGATCTGCTTGCGTGAAGGGAACAGTGTTCTTGCATCTGCAAAGCGTGCTGTCATCGCTGGCCTTCGTAGTGCAGGGTTTCAGAATGACGTGAGGAAAGTTCGGGCAGCATTACGTATGGCTAGGCTGTTAAAACCATAA
- the LOC119295244 gene encoding putative B3 domain-containing protein Os04g0347400 isoform X1, protein MFNAKHIGPKSTVTPIITVPLLFFLFILWCVLWKNLLRGPHDRKMAADSNRKAPCGKPQFLKVLFTDFMEKMPIPAKFMRRHLAAEPGLRRATLMSPLGKFWHVDVVRDGHGGDSDVYFAGGWAEFVRANRLEEENFLVFKYEGNMVFTVKVFETSGCIKNYDDLVVSGALLEQAAPRKRSSTGCGSQPTSKGHGGTHAQKTRKVSDRSLTGDGAIQAKKQYKPRRILMEDNDGEQDATTEKYAQADTHSGIATEAKESEYTGTLPFYAKTATPCNIRYSYMNIGKKFCVMNGIATNRLMILKDSGGRSWPVKLTLTSDQARMKAGWGHFSGHHGIKVGDLCVFHLVDEHTFNVSIRRAE, encoded by the exons ATGTTCAATGCTAAACATATTGGCCCCAAATCTACAGTAACGCCTATAATAACTGTTCCCTTGCtattcttcctcttcatcctctggtGTGTGCTCTGGAAAAACTTGCTGCGCGGTCCACACGATAGAAAAATGGCCGCCGACAGCAACCGGAAGGCTCCCTGCGGCAAGCCTCAGTTCCTCAAGGTGCTCTTCACGGACTTCATGGAGAAGATGCCGATCCCGGCCAAGTTCATGCGGCGGCACCTGGCAGCGGAGCCCGGGCTCCGGCGGGCCACCCTGATGAGCCCATTGGGCAAATTCTGGCACGTCGACGTGGTCCGAGACGGCCACGGCGGCGACAGCGACGTTTACTTCGCCGGCGGCTGGGCCGAGTTCGTGAGGGCCAACAGGCTGGAGGAGGAGAACTTCCTGGTGTTCAAGTACGAAGGGAACATGGTGTTCACTGTGAAGGTGTTCGAGACGTCCGGGTGCATCAAGAACTACGACGACCTCGTCGTCTCCGGCGCATTGTTAGAGCAGGCAGCACCGAGGAAGCGGTCCAGCACTGGCTGTGGATCGCAGCCTACGTCCAAGGGCCATG GTGGTACACATGCTCAGAAAACCAGGAAGGTCAGTGACAGGAGCCTTACCGGTGATGGTGCCATACAGGCAAAGAAGCAGTACAAACCTCGCAGGATTCTGATGGAAGACAATGATGGCGAGCAAGATGCCACCACAGAGAAGTACGCCCAagcggacacccactccggcatcGCAACGGAGGCCAAGGAGTCCGAGTACACCGGCACCCTCCCTTTCTACGCCAAGACGGCGACTCCTTGCAACATTCGCTACAGCTACATG AACATCGGGAAGAAGTTCTGCGTCATGAACGGCATCGCGACGAACCGGCTGATGATACTCAAGGACTCGGGCGGGAGGTCGTGGCCCGTGAAGCTGACGCTGACGAGCGACCAGGCGCGCATGAAGGCTGGGTGGGGCCACTTCTCCGGCCACCATGGGATCAAGGTCGGGGACCTCTGTGTCTTCCACCTCGTCGACGAGCACACCTTCAACGTCAGCATAAGGCGGGCCGAGTAA